GAAATGCTGACGGCGATCGCACCGTCGCCGGCGATGAGTTCTTCCTGCAGCGTCATGGGCGCCGCGCCGGTGTTCTCGATCCGGAGGACCTTGCCGGTCATGGTGGGGCTGCGATATTCGCTGACCAGCTGCACCTTGATGTCGCCGACATTGACCGGCGCACGAGCTGCGTCGCTGATCTCGAACCCGGTAACGGGACGCTGTTCGAACATCGCTCGGACGAGGCCCACCGCGCGATCGTCAAGCGACGCGGCCTGCAGGGTCTCTGCCTGCGGCTGCGGATTCTCGATATCCGCATTGGCCACGAAAACCTGCAGCGCACCGTCACCGGACACCTGGCAGTCGAACTTGTAGACGTAGCCCTTCTGCGTCGTGCCGAAGAACGAGATGTTCGGCTTCGTGTACCCTTCGGGAACCGAGAGATAGATGTCGCCGCGGGTCGGCTCGTGAACGATCGCGAAGTCTTCCGCCTCAATCCCGGTTTGCACACGGGATACGGCGACGAACTGGTCTTCCTTGAGCGCGATCCGGGTGAGGTCGGACTTCGAGGCTTGGCAGCGCACCTCTCCGTTATCGACGGCGAGGATGTGTTCCTGCGCGAGTGCGGGGACGGCAGACATCACGAATGCGCCGGCAATGAGAGCGGCCCCGCCCAGGCGCGTCAGGTAGCAATCGAGACGCGAGGCGAGAAGGCCGCCCGACACGATCATGAGCGAGGAAATGGCCGGGTTCATTCTTCCTCTCCTTCTTTCACGACGACGCCGAAACCCTTCAGGCGAAGCGAGACGCCGGTATATTTCCAATGGAACTCGAAGACCTTGTGTTCGCGCCGCACATCGCGCGAACCGACGATCGTGTGGAGGACGCCCCCGACCTGGCTGGTCAGCTCGTCGGGGTTCGTCCTGATCCAGTCGATGGTGACGAACTGGGTGACCTGAGAGCCTTCCTGCTCCGCCATGATCTCCATCAGCTTCGCCTTGAGCGCACCGCGCGATTCCGGCGCGGCAATGGCGACGATCCCATCGAGCCAGTACTGGAGCGTTTCGGGCGAGCGATTGAGCGCGAGCTGCGCGGTGTCACGGGTCACCGCCTCGAGATATTCCGGCGTGACCGATGAGGAGCTCAGCGTCATTTCGTTAGGAAGGATCGGCTGAAGCACCACTTCGCGATCGCGGGTCGATGCAGCCGTGAACATCACCACGACGAGGATGCCGAGAACGATGCAGATGAGCGCAAGGAGGTTGCGCTGTTTCAGCGTCCGTTGTGACGCCTCGTGAGCAAGAGATAGTTCCATGTCAGCCCGCCATCACACGAAGATGAGAAGGCGGAGCGACCTTCAGACCAAAGAAACCGCCCGGCAGATTCCAATAGGCAAAGTGCAGGACCCAATACATCGAACGCCCGGCTTTAAGTTTGCGATAGAAAAACCATGCAGCGACACTGAGGAGAAGTCCGATAACGATGTGCTGCGCGAGAATTCCCCAACCGAACGGAATCAGCATTATGAGGAATTCATCCAGCGTCCAGAACCCGATGAGCTCGGGGTCGTCGAGATGTCTTGGGATGGAATATTGGTCCAAAGGTCGTCTCCGCCAGTCAGGGGGCGGCTGCGTCTCGCTGGCGATCAGCAGCCCGCGCCCCCGTGGAGAGGGTCCGATCGAGCGATCAGACCGTGCCGGTGATCGTTGAGGTGACGATCGGCACGCCGGTGCCGGCACCGACGCCCACCCCGACCGGGATTGCCACTTGGCCGAGCGAGAAGCGTCCGGAGGCAAGCGCCACGATGCCGCCGGCGAGCGACAGCACGGTGATGATCTTACCGCCTGAGCCTTCGAGGAAGTCGGTGAACTGCGTTAGCGCGGTGTCGAACGTGGTGTCGGTACCGGCCATCGCGGCGTCGATCCCGAACACGCTCATCCCGGCCACTGCAGCCAGGGCGACGGCGAGGTTCGCGCCACCCTTTTTGAGATCGAGTGCTTTCATTGTCTTTCCCTTCTGGTTTGACGAACAGCGCGATGCGC
The genomic region above belongs to Erythrobacteraceae bacterium WH01K and contains:
- a CDS encoding type-F conjugative transfer system secretin TraK; amino-acid sequence: MNPAISSLMIVSGGLLASRLDCYLTRLGGAALIAGAFVMSAVPALAQEHILAVDNGEVRCQASKSDLTRIALKEDQFVAVSRVQTGIEAEDFAIVHEPTRGDIYLSVPEGYTKPNISFFGTTQKGYVYKFDCQVSGDGALQVFVANADIENPQPQAETLQAASLDDRAVGLVRAMFEQRPVTGFEISDAARAPVNVGDIKVQLVSEYRSPTMTGKVLRIENTGAAPMTLQEELIAGDGAIAVSISNRDLASGQATAAYVVVPTGR
- a CDS encoding type IV conjugative transfer system protein TraE; protein product: MELSLAHEASQRTLKQRNLLALICIVLGILVVVMFTAASTRDREVVLQPILPNEMTLSSSSVTPEYLEAVTRDTAQLALNRSPETLQYWLDGIVAIAAPESRGALKAKLMEIMAEQEGSQVTQFVTIDWIRTNPDELTSQVGGVLHTIVGSRDVRREHKVFEFHWKYTGVSLRLKGFGVVVKEGEEE
- the traL gene encoding type IV conjugative transfer system protein TraL; protein product: MDQYSIPRHLDDPELIGFWTLDEFLIMLIPFGWGILAQHIVIGLLLSVAAWFFYRKLKAGRSMYWVLHFAYWNLPGGFFGLKVAPPSHLRVMAG